A window of Kribbella voronezhensis genomic DNA:
TCCTCGCCACCGAACACGTCCCACCCGAACCGCACCGGTTCCTCCGCCAGCGTCACCCGGCACCGCACCTCGGTCTTGAACCCGTCGGCGAACTCGTTCCGCGCCTCGAACCAAGCCCCTACCGCCGGCCCGTCAGCGCCGTCCACCCAGGCGCCGTACACGCACTCCGGACTCCACAGGCCGTACCCCGCCACATCCGTGATCCAGCCCCACACCTCCTCGATCCGCGCCCCGACCAGCACCTGAATCTCAACCGTTGCCCCAGTAACTCCGAAGTCATCCATGCCGGCAACGTCGCCGCCCCAGCCCCGCCCTCGACATTTCGCTACTTTTCGCGCCCCTGTACTTCGCGGCGGTATGTCTCCAGCAACTCAGCCAGCTCACCGGCGTGGCCGAGCATCGGGAAGTGCCCACCAGGCAGCTCGGCCGGTGCGAACCCGAGCCGGTCGACAGTCAGCGCCCGAAGATAGTCGGCCGGGAACAGCAGGTCGTCGGTCGCGATCACCGCCCGCGTCGGCACCTCAGGCCACCGCTCGAACAAGGCGGGATCGTCCATCGGCCGCCCGGCTTGAGCCCGCAACCGCCGCCTCGCCTCGACAGCGAGCTCGGCCGGAAGGTCCTGGAAGAAGTAGTCCGACTCCGGATCGCCGTCCCACTTGTAGTCCGTATGCCCCCAGTAGTCGCTCACCGCTTCACCCGGCAGCGGGATCATGCCCGCGACAAACACCATCAGCTCCACCGGCAACCGTTCGCACACAGCAGGCGCAGTGAACCCGCCGAGCGAGTGCGCCACCACGACAAGCTCCGTACGCCGGCCGACAGCGGTCACCACCGCCTCGCAGTACGAAGCAAGTCCTGCGGACTCGTCGTCGCAGGGGAGGTCGACAGCGATGACCTCGTGTCCGCGCGCCTCGAGTTCGGCGGTGAGCGGGTGCCAGTGCCAGGGCGTGCAGCCGGCGCCGGGGATCAGCACGTAAGTCACGGCATCACCTTATGGTGGGCCGATGGAACGGAGCGCCTTCCCGCACTTCCTCGCGATCGGTACGCGGTGGAAGGACAACGACGTCTACGGGCACGTGAACAACGTCGAGTACTACAGCTTCTTCGACACCGTGATCAACGACTTCCTGATCCGCGCCGGTGAACTCGATATCCACCGTGGCGACGTGATCGGGCTGTGCGTCGAGTCGCAGTGCACGTTCAAGCAGTCGCTCGCGTTCCCCGACTCCGTCGACGCCGGGCTGCGGGTGTCGAAACTCGGCAACTCCAGCGTCCACTACGAGATCGGCCTGTTCCGGTCGGGCGCCGACGACCCGGCGGCGATCGGCCGGTTCGTGCACGTGTTCGTCGACCGGACCGACCGCCGTCCCGTCCCGATCCCGGACCCGATCCGGACCGCCCTGGAAGGAATCACCGGATGATCGTCCGCGGCGCCGTCCTCCGCGAGATGGGCCTGCCCAGCCCGTACGCCGTATCGCGTCCGCTCCGGATCGAAGAGGTCGAGCTCGCTCCACCCGGCCCGGGTGAGCTGCTGGTCCGGATCCGCGCGGCCGGCCTGTGTCACTCCGATCTCTCCGTCATCGACAGCTCGCGGCCGCGGGTGATGCCGATGCTGCTCGGCCACGAGGCGACCGGCGAGGTGATCCGTTCCGAGGCGGCGGGATTCTCGCCGGGCGACACGGTCGGCTTCGCCTTCGTCCCCGCCTGCGGCACCTGCGGCCCCTGCGCCGAAGGCCGCGCCGCCCTCTGCGAACCAGGCGCCGCCGCCAACACCGCCGGCACCTTGCTCTCCGGCCAACGCCGCCTCACCACCATCACGCCCTCCGGCGAACGCCGGCCCGCCACTGCCCCCTCCGGGGATCGCGGGCCTACCACCGCGCCCGTCGGCTCGTTGGACCTGCACCATCACCTGGGTGTTTCCGGCTTCGCGGACCATGCGGTGGTCTCGGCCAGGTCGGCAGTGAAGATCGATCCGGAGCTACCACCGGAGATCGCAGCCCTCTTCGGCTGCGCAGTGATGACCGGTGTCGGTGCAGTGGTCAACACCGCTCGCCTACAAGCCGGCCAGAGCGCAGTCGTCTTCGGCCTGGGCGGCGTCGGCTTGTCCGCGCTACTAGGCGCCGCCCTCGTCGGAGCTCATC
This region includes:
- a CDS encoding SRPBCC family protein; this encodes MDDFGVTGATVEIQVLVGARIEEVWGWITDVAGYGLWSPECVYGAWVDGADGPAVGAWFEARNEFADGFKTEVRCRVTLAEEPVRFGWDVFGGEDEPFAHWEYELAARADRTLIRQSFTHGPGDSGMRRGVLADPAGAEAAKQRRLDQLGRNMRLTIAAMVNARA
- a CDS encoding alpha/beta fold hydrolase → MTYVLIPGAGCTPWHWHPLTAELEARGHEVIAVDLPCDDESAGLASYCEAVVTAVGRRTELVVVAHSLGGFTAPAVCERLPVELMVFVAGMIPLPGEAVSDYWGHTDYKWDGDPESDYFFQDLPAELAVEARRRLRAQAGRPMDDPALFERWPEVPTRAVIATDDLLFPADYLRALTVDRLGFAPAELPGGHFPMLGHAGELAELLETYRREVQGREK
- a CDS encoding acyl-CoA thioesterase, coding for MERSAFPHFLAIGTRWKDNDVYGHVNNVEYYSFFDTVINDFLIRAGELDIHRGDVIGLCVESQCTFKQSLAFPDSVDAGLRVSKLGNSSVHYEIGLFRSGADDPAAIGRFVHVFVDRTDRRPVPIPDPIRTALEGITG
- a CDS encoding zinc-dependent alcohol dehydrogenase family protein, translated to MIVRGAVLREMGLPSPYAVSRPLRIEEVELAPPGPGELLVRIRAAGLCHSDLSVIDSSRPRVMPMLLGHEATGEVIRSEAAGFSPGDTVGFAFVPACGTCGPCAEGRAALCEPGAAANTAGTLLSGQRRLTTITPSGERRPATAPSGDRGPTTAPVGSLDLHHHLGVSGFADHAVVSARSAVKIDPELPPEIAALFGCAVMTGVGAVVNTARLQAGQSAVVFGLGGVGLSALLGAALVGAHPLVAVDVVPEKLQLALALGATHAIDARSNDVVEEVRAASAGGAHYAFETVGNAAVLAQAYAATRRGGTTVTVGLPHPSQTLSIPAVSLVAEERTLKGSYLGSAVPSRDIPRYIALYRAGRLPVDRLLSATVGLDDLNEAFDTLAAGTAIRQVLVL